The DNA segment AACAGGTGCTTTTTATGTTCTTGCCAACGCCAAGCGGTTTGGAGGCGACTCGTATAAGCTTGCGCTCGATATATTAGAGAATGCTCTTGTTGCAGTAACCCCCGGCATCGATTTTGGCAGCAACGCCGAAGGATATTTGCGATTCTCCTACGCCAACTCGCTTGAGAACATCAAAGAGGCGTGCGATAGGCTGGAGAGATATCTATCTTAATAAACATGAGGAATCAGTCTGCAGGTGTGCTTCATATAATCCCTGTACTCGTCCCCGAATTTCATAATCATCATTTTTTCCTCAACCCCCATCCTGTAAACGAACAACGGGATAAGTAAAAGCACGACCAAGAAACCGTACAAGCTGTGAAACAAAAGAGGGATTCCAAGATCGGCTATAAGCGTGCCGATATAACCGGGGTGTCGGATAAACCTGTAAATGCCAGTTTTGATTAACTTTTGGTTTTCTAAGGTTTTCAGAGTATATGTATAAGATCTGCCTAGGGTCCTCTTAGCTATTTGACGTATAGTTGTCCCTGCTAGGACGAGAACCACCCCGATAAAAACTATAATATCAAAATGATAGGTTGGTAATTGTATAAATATGAAATCAAGAGTTGTTACGACTATAACAACTCCCCAGATTATCGATCCGAAAACTATAAATAACCGGTCTTTCTTTCTTATCTCGAGCATTGCTCGATTCTCCAAGAATAAGTTTTGCAGAATCTCAAGATTTTTAAGTCTCTAGTTTATTTTATCCCCCTTGCCTCACCTATTTTTTCACTACTCGTCTATGATGAAGTTTTTTTCATACACCGTTGGGAACATTTCATATCGTAAAAAACTTTTACGATTAAGGAGGAGAACGAGATGAAAAACGTAGTAAACATTGGTGCAAGCAGCTATACAGGAGAGTTTTTGATGCCGCAACTTCTTGCCGATTGGGAAAAGCAGAATCCGGATACCGAGCTAAAAGTCGAGATCTCTGACAGCTCACAGGTGTTTGAACAAGTCTTAGATAGCAAAATCGATGCGGGTATAATCGGCATGTCTCTTGAAAATGAGAGCGTTACAGCAGAGCCATTCCTGCGTAACTACGAGCTAATATTAATAGCTCCTCCCGACCATCCGTTTGCCAAAGGTGAGATAGCTGTAAACGACCTTAAGGGGCAGAATTTTATCTTGCGCGAACCAGGATCAGCAACACGAATGTGGTATCGCGAGATGCTCTCTAGGTACGGGATTACTTTTGATGACCTAA comes from the Bacillota bacterium genome and includes:
- a CDS encoding isoprenylcysteine carboxylmethyltransferase family protein; this encodes MLEIRKKDRLFIVFGSIIWGVVIVVTTLDFIFIQLPTYHFDIIVFIGVVLVLAGTTIRQIAKRTLGRSYTYTLKTLENQKLIKTGIYRFIRHPGYIGTLIADLGIPLLFHSLYGFLVVLLLIPLFVYRMGVEEKMMIMKFGDEYRDYMKHTCRLIPHVY